One Streptomyces sp. CG4 genomic window, ATCCAGTGGTGTTCGGTGAACCAGCGGCCGAACAGGGCGCCGCCGTAGAGGACGAAGCCGACGCCGATGAGCCAGGACTCCACCACGAGTACGGTGCCGACCGCGCCGTAGCTGAGCGCGTTGGTGACGATGAGCGGGGTGAAGACGAGGTAGGAGAAGGCGCGCAGGCCGACCAGCCCGACGACGGTGGCGAGCGCGCCCGGCAGCAGGGCGCGCCAGCGGACCTGGCCGCCCAGCAGGAAGCGCTGCCCCCACCAGAAGAACGCGATGCCGCTCACTGTGGACAGCGCGATCCGCTGGCCCCCGTGCAGGGCCTCCTTGGTCGCCACCTCCTGGTAGAGGTAGCCGGTGAGCACCACCAGCCAGGTCGCCTGCCGCCAGACCCGGTGCCAGGGGCCGGCGGCCAGGCCCCAGATCCGTTCGTAGGCGTTCTGCACGCTGCCGCCGAAGGCCACGCCGAAGGCGGCCAGCAGGACGGCACCCCAGACGCTGGTGGTGCCGATGACCTTGCGCGGCGGGCTGATGACATCGGTGACCACGCGCGCGGACCGCCCGGACAGCCCCATGCCGTCGGTGAGCCAGGAGGCGAAACCGCCCCGCACCAGCGGATCGGCGGCGGCGACCACGATCAGCAGCGGCGCGAGCGTCACCAGCGCGAGGGTGGCGAACCCCATGGCCCGGTGCATCAGTTCCAGCTCGCGGCCGTGTTCGAGCAGCGCCCCGGCCCTGAGCCACTCCCAAGCGCGGTGCAGGCCGCGCCGCCACCGCCTCACGGCTCCTCCCGTGCTCACCGCCCACACGCTCTCCTGAGCCGATTCATCCACCCCGGCGCGCTCCGGGCAACTCGCACCGGTGCGCTGCCAGGGCGACACGGCCGCGAAGTGAGGGGGTTTGCGGGCCGCGCGCACCGGAGAATCGGAACCCGTGCGTACTCCTGCCGAGGTGCCCTCCCCGCAGCCGGCCCCGCCGGGCGGCCGGCGGCGGCCGCTGATCCTCAGCGCGGGCATGGGGGCCGGTCATGACACCGTGGCCGCCGAACTGGCCCGCCGGGCGGCGGCGTACGGACACGAGCCGCAGGTGGCCGACGTGCTGCGGCTGCTGCCGTACGGCCTGGGCGGCGGGCTGCGCCGCTCCTACCAGGCCTCGGTACGGCACTTCCCGTGGGCGTACGCCGGTGTCTACGGCGCGTTCCTGCGCGGCGGCAGCGGGCCGCGGCCGAGCGGGGTGCCACTGGCCCGGCTCGCCGGTGACCGGCTGACGGACCTGGTGGAGCGGCTGGACGCCGATGTGGTGCTGTCGGTCTTCCATCTGGCGGCGCAGCTCACCGGCCATCTCCGGGAGCGGGGCCGGCTGTGGGTGCCGAGCGCCGTCTTCCTCGTCGACTTCGCCGTGCACCGGCAGTGGCTGCATCCGGGCAACGACCAGTACCTGTGCCTCACGGACGGCGTGGCGGCCGAGGTGCGCGCGGCGCTGGGCAGACCCGCCGTGACGACGGGCCCGGCGGTGGCGCCCGGGTTCCGCGCGCCGGCGCCCGGGGCGGCCCGGTGGCGGGAGCGCTTCGCCGGGCAGGCGCCCGGCCGGCCGGCGGTACTGCTGTCCGCGGGCGCCTGGGGTGCCGCGTCCCGCCCGGACGCCACCGCCCGGCTGCTGGCGGGGGCCGGCTATCTGCCGGTGGTGCTGTGCGGTCGCAACCCGCGGCTGCGGGGGCGGGTGGCCCGGGTGCCCGGGACGCTCGCCCTCGACTGGGTCGACGACATGCCCGGACTGCTGTCCGCCGCGTACGCCCTGGTGGACAACGCGGCCGGCCAGACCGCCGTACAGGCCCTGGCCGTGGGGCTGCCCGTGATCGGGTACCGGCCGCTGCCCGGCCACGGGGTGGACGGGGTCCGGCGGATGTCCGGCCTCGGCGTGGCGGAACTGGCCCCGGACGGGCCGGGGCTGCTCGTGGCCCTCGCCCGGCTCGCGGCGGACGGCCGGGAGCGGGCGGAACGGGTGGCCCGGGGGCGGGCGCTGTTCCGGGGCGATCCGATGGCGTACGTGGCCCGGCTCTGAGGCGGTGCCACGGGCGGCTGGTCAGCCGGTGCGCGGCGGCAGGTGGTCCCGCAGCGGGCCGAGCGCGAGGCCGGCCTCCCGGCAGTCCCGCACCAGGCCGGGCAGCGCGCCGAGGGCCGAGCGCCAGCAGCCGGGGGCCGCGAGCCGGTCGGAGTCGTGCAGCAGGACGGTGCCGCCGTCGCGCAGGTCCGCCGCGACCAGGGCCCGCACGGACGCCGGGGTGGCGTCGGCCGTCCAGTCCCTGCCCCACGCCGACCACAGCACCGGCCGCAGCCCGGCCCGCCGGGCGGCCAGCCAGCGTCCGGAGGTGAGGATCCCGTAGGGCGGGCGGTACCACTGCGGCCGGTGGCCGGTGATGTCGTGCAGCGCGCGCACGGTCCGGGCGACCTGCTCGGCGTCCCGGGCGGGGGCCGGGCGCCAGGGGCGGTCGTGCGTCCAGCCGTGCACCGCGAGTTCGTGTCCGCGCCGGGCGGTCTCCCGGACCAGCGCGGGATGGCGCACCACGGACTCGCCGAGCGCGAAGAAGGTGGCCCGTACGCCGAGTTCGTCCAGCGTGTCGAGGAAGCGCGGCGTGGCCACGGGGTCCGGGCCGTCGTCGAAGGTCAGCGCGATGTGCCGGCGGCGGCCGGTGCCGGCGAGCCGCGGGAACAGCAGCAGCCGTACGCCCGGGAGCCAGGTGGCCGCCGGTCCGATGTGCGCGGCGGTGACGGCGACCGGCGCCAGGACGGCAGCCGTCCGCCAGGGACGACCGGACCTCAGGGACATCGCCGACCTGCCTTCCCGTACACGTGCTCACCGTTGTATTCGATGCGGACGTTCCCCGAGGCCCTGGCCGTGGCGGCCGTCGGACGTGTCCCACTCCCGTCGAACGGCCGGTGCCCGGGCCAGCCCGATACTGCCCACCCCGATCAGCGCGATACCGATCGCCTCCGGCAGCGTCCGCAGTCCGAGGTGGACGGTCTCGGCGAACAGCACCCAGCCGAGGACGACGCTGGTGAGCGCGTCGCCGAGGGTGAGGGCGGGCTGGGAGGCGGTGAGCGAACCGGCGCCGAACGCGCTCTGCAGCAGCAGGAAGGCGACGATTCCGGCGCCGACCGTGGCGTACGGCGACCAGTGCGCGAACATCGCCGCGGGCCCCTGTCCGAGCCGCCCGACGGCCTCTTTGAGCAGCGCGGCGGTGGTGGCGAAGCACACGGCGGAGGCCAGGCCGAGCAGCGCGGCGCGGGGCGCGCCCCTGGCAGGGCGGGCGGCGGCCACGAGCAGGACGACCGCGCCGAGCACCCCGCCGCCGCCCAGCAGCCAGGCCCGGGGCGGCGCGGTGGGCCGGCCCGCGCCCGGCGCGGCCGCCAGCAGGAACACGGCCAGCCCGGCGGCGAGCGCGGCGAAGGCCAGCCAGGTGCGCAGGTCCGGCCGGCGCCGGAAGACCACACCGCCCACGACCAGGGTGAACAGCAGCTCGGTGGCGAGCAGTGGCTGGACCAGGGACAGACTCCCCACCGCCAGCGCCCCGGCCTGCAGCAGCCCGGAGACCGCCAGCAGCGCGGCTCCCGCCACCCAGTACGGGCGCCGCAGCAGCCGGCCCAGCCGGTGCACGGCGGCCCCCGCTCCGCCGGCCCCGCTGTCCTCGTACGGCTCCTGCACGGCGGCCCGGCGCTGGAGCACGGACGCGGACGCGTTGCTGAGGGCGGCGAGCAGGGCGAGCAGCACCGTGACGGCGATCATGGCCGGCTCATCCGAAGCGGGCGGCGAGCCGCCGGTACAGCCCGGGCGCGACGCCGCGCACACGGGCGGGAAACCGCAGCCAGCCGGGGACGTACACCTCGTCCTGACCGTGCCGGACGGCGCTCCAGACGGCGTCCGCCACCCGCTCCGGCGGCACCGCCCGTGGCCAGGTCCTGGCGTAGGGGGCGCCCCGCCGGTCGAAGAAGGGCGTGTCGACGGCGCCGGGGATCACATGGCTGACGCCCACCCCGGTGCCGCGCAGCTCGTAGCGCAGGGCGTCGGAGAAGGCGGCCAGGCCGGCCTTGGCGGCGGAGTACACGGCCTCGCCGCGCACGGCGACACTGCCCGCGACGGATCCGATGAGCACGATGCGGCCCGACCCGGCCGCGACCATGTGGGGCAGCAGGGCCCGCACCAGGTGCAGGGTGGCCAGCAGGTCGACGCCGACGATCTCGTCGATGCGGGCGCGGGGCATACCGGTGAAGTCACCGGCCCAGCCCACGCCGGCGCTCGCCACCAGCAGGTCGAGGCGGCCCGCGTGGTCCAGGACGAGATCGGTGAGCAGCCGGTCGGCGCCCGGCCGGGTCAGGTCGGCCGGCAGCGCCAGGGCGTCGAGCGGAGCGGCCACCTGCGCCAAGCGTGTGACGTCGCGTCCGTTCAGCACCAGCCGCCAGCATCCCTCGGCGGCCAGCCGACGGGCGACGGCGGCGCCGATGCCCGAGGAGGCACCGGTCACCAGGGCGGTGCCGCCCCGGCCTGCCGGGCCCCCGGCGGAGGGGAGCACGGAGCCCGCCGGGACGGAGGTCGCGACCGGCCCGCTGCGGTTCGACGGTCCTGCGGGGGGCGGGGCGTGGGACATGGTGACGACCTCACTGCGACGTGTGGGCACGGGTTCGCGGTGTATCCAGGGCGCCACACACTGGAACACCGCGCACGGCGAAGCCCCGCCGAACGCCTGAGACACGTTCAGGGTGGGGCCCCAGTCACCGCGTGGTGCGTCCGGGACGACGATGGAGATCGAGGGATCGGGGAGAGCGGAGAGCAGAGGGCGTGACGCCGACCTTACGACCGTACGCCGGGACGCCCGGGCGGGAGAAGGGCACGCGGTACACCGGGGCACTGATCGCGGCAGCGGGCCCGGTCGGGCTGACGGCCGCTCTCGAACTGCGCCGACGGGGTGTGGACGATTGCCCGATCGACCGGCTGCCGTACGGCCGTCGGCATCCGGCCGCGGACCTTCGAAGCCGGGGAACGAATGGGCGTGGCCCGCGCGACGCTCGACGCGGCGCCGCCCATGCCCGGCCGGCTGATCTACGTCAACGGCGTGAAGCCGCCCGGCTGTCCCCGGCCGCACCCGGCACGTTGTCGACGGCCCTGGCCTGGGTGTTTGTGGGCTGCCCGACGGGGCGGTCGGGGCGGCGGGTCCCCTCCGATACGGGTGAGTCCGGCGGCGCAACCCGATACGGGTGGGTCCGGCGGTCGGTCCACGCCGCCGGGTCCCCGCAGCCCGTCGGCGCCGCGTTCCCCGCGAGTGGCCGGTCCCGCCGCCTGCCGACCCCACGGCTCGCCGGCCCCAGCCCCGGGCCCTGCCACCGGCTCCCCCGGACCGCGGCTCCCGCGACTCAGGAGCCCCACGACCGGCCGCTCCAGGCTGCCGACCAGC contains:
- a CDS encoding ribonuclease BN, producing the protein MRRWRRGLHRAWEWLRAGALLEHGRELELMHRAMGFATLALVTLAPLLIVVAAADPLVRGGFASWLTDGMGLSGRSARVVTDVISPPRKVIGTTSVWGAVLLAAFGVAFGGSVQNAYERIWGLAAGPWHRVWRQATWLVVLTGYLYQEVATKEALHGGQRIALSTVSGIAFFWWGQRFLLGGQVRWRALLPGALATVVGLVGLRAFSYLVFTPLIVTNALSYGAVGTVLVVESWLIGVGFVLYGGALFGRWFTEHHWMPAHHRGDEAHKPGRGKY
- a CDS encoding galactosyldiacylglycerol synthase — translated: MRTPAEVPSPQPAPPGGRRRPLILSAGMGAGHDTVAAELARRAAAYGHEPQVADVLRLLPYGLGGGLRRSYQASVRHFPWAYAGVYGAFLRGGSGPRPSGVPLARLAGDRLTDLVERLDADVVLSVFHLAAQLTGHLRERGRLWVPSAVFLVDFAVHRQWLHPGNDQYLCLTDGVAAEVRAALGRPAVTTGPAVAPGFRAPAPGAARWRERFAGQAPGRPAVLLSAGAWGAASRPDATARLLAGAGYLPVVLCGRNPRLRGRVARVPGTLALDWVDDMPGLLSAAYALVDNAAGQTAVQALAVGLPVIGYRPLPGHGVDGVRRMSGLGVAELAPDGPGLLVALARLAADGRERAERVARGRALFRGDPMAYVARL
- a CDS encoding DMT family transporter; amino-acid sequence: MIAVTVLLALLAALSNASASVLQRRAAVQEPYEDSGAGGAGAAVHRLGRLLRRPYWVAGAALLAVSGLLQAGALAVGSLSLVQPLLATELLFTLVVGGVVFRRRPDLRTWLAFAALAAGLAVFLLAAAPGAGRPTAPPRAWLLGGGGVLGAVVLLVAAARPARGAPRAALLGLASAVCFATTAALLKEAVGRLGQGPAAMFAHWSPYATVGAGIVAFLLLQSAFGAGSLTASQPALTLGDALTSVVLGWVLFAETVHLGLRTLPEAIGIALIGVGSIGLARAPAVRREWDTSDGRHGQGLGERPHRIQR
- a CDS encoding polysaccharide deacetylase family protein; its protein translation is MSLRSGRPWRTAAVLAPVAVTAAHIGPAATWLPGVRLLLFPRLAGTGRRRHIALTFDDGPDPVATPRFLDTLDELGVRATFFALGESVVRHPALVRETARRGHELAVHGWTHDRPWRPAPARDAEQVARTVRALHDITGHRPQWYRPPYGILTSGRWLAARRAGLRPVLWSAWGRDWTADATPASVRALVAADLRDGGTVLLHDSDRLAAPGCWRSALGALPGLVRDCREAGLALGPLRDHLPPRTG
- a CDS encoding SDR family NAD(P)-dependent oxidoreductase — translated: MSHAPPPAGPSNRSGPVATSVPAGSVLPSAGGPAGRGGTALVTGASSGIGAAVARRLAAEGCWRLVLNGRDVTRLAQVAAPLDALALPADLTRPGADRLLTDLVLDHAGRLDLLVASAGVGWAGDFTGMPRARIDEIVGVDLLATLHLVRALLPHMVAAGSGRIVLIGSVAGSVAVRGEAVYSAAKAGLAAFSDALRYELRGTGVGVSHVIPGAVDTPFFDRRGAPYARTWPRAVPPERVADAVWSAVRHGQDEVYVPGWLRFPARVRGVAPGLYRRLAARFG